From one Streptomyces sp. NBC_01478 genomic stretch:
- a CDS encoding ABC transporter substrate-binding protein encodes MRSTGFRRTFAAIGVCSLALTASACGSGDDSASGKTRITVNCEPPKSAKVDRKFFDSDVAAFEKKNPDIDVVTHDAFPCQDPKTFDAKLAGGQMEDVFYTYFTDAKHVVDINQAADLTPYIKELKSYDTLQKQLRDIYTVDGKIYGVPRTGYSMGLIYNRKLFQQAGLDPDKAPTTWAEVRADAKKIAALGNGTIGYADYSAQNQGGWHFTAEMYSQGGDVVGADGKKAAVDTPQGHAVLQNLHDMRWTDNSMGSKQLLVINDVQQLMGSGKLGMYLSAPDNIPILVKEKGGNYDDLALGPMPGGQGTLIGGDGYMFNKHDTPAQIRAGLKWLDSMFLTPGSGFLGDYARAKQANAPVGLPEPRLFTGAADTKDQQVKKANSNVPVQNYQAFLDGNQSLQMKIEPPDAQQIYSVLDGAVSAVLTKKDANIDQLLKDASGKIDGILARG; translated from the coding sequence ATGAGAAGCACCGGGTTCCGCCGCACCTTCGCCGCGATCGGCGTCTGTTCTCTTGCGCTCACTGCCTCCGCCTGCGGGTCCGGCGACGACTCGGCGAGCGGCAAGACACGCATCACGGTCAACTGCGAGCCGCCCAAGAGCGCCAAGGTCGACCGCAAGTTCTTCGACTCCGACGTCGCGGCCTTCGAGAAGAAGAACCCGGACATCGACGTCGTCACCCACGACGCGTTCCCCTGCCAGGACCCGAAGACCTTCGACGCCAAACTCGCCGGCGGCCAGATGGAGGACGTGTTCTACACGTACTTCACCGACGCCAAGCACGTCGTCGACATCAACCAGGCCGCCGATCTCACGCCGTACATCAAGGAGTTGAAGAGTTACGACACGCTGCAGAAGCAGTTGCGCGACATCTACACCGTCGACGGGAAGATCTACGGCGTCCCGCGCACCGGCTACTCGATGGGCCTGATCTACAACCGCAAGCTCTTCCAGCAGGCCGGCCTCGACCCCGACAAGGCGCCGACGACCTGGGCCGAGGTCCGGGCCGACGCGAAGAAGATAGCCGCGCTCGGCAACGGCACCATCGGCTACGCCGACTACAGCGCCCAGAACCAAGGGGGTTGGCACTTCACCGCCGAGATGTACTCGCAGGGCGGCGACGTCGTCGGCGCCGACGGCAAGAAGGCCGCCGTCGACACCCCGCAGGGCCACGCCGTGCTGCAGAACCTGCACGACATGCGCTGGACCGACAACTCCATGGGCAGCAAGCAGCTCCTCGTCATCAACGACGTGCAGCAGTTGATGGGTTCGGGCAAGCTCGGCATGTACCTCTCCGCCCCGGACAACATCCCGATCCTGGTCAAGGAGAAGGGCGGCAACTACGACGACCTCGCCCTCGGCCCGATGCCCGGCGGCCAGGGCACGCTCATCGGCGGCGACGGCTACATGTTCAACAAGCACGACACGCCCGCCCAGATCCGCGCCGGCCTGAAGTGGCTCGACAGCATGTTCCTCACCCCGGGCAGCGGCTTCCTCGGCGACTACGCCCGCGCCAAGCAGGCCAACGCGCCCGTCGGACTGCCCGAACCGCGCCTGTTCACCGGCGCCGCCGACACCAAGGACCAGCAGGTCAAGAAGGCCAACTCCAATGTCCCGGTGCAGAATTACCAGGCGTTCCTGGACGGCAACCAGTCGCTCCAGATGAAGATCGAGCCGCCGGACGCCCAGCAGATCTACTCCGTCCTCGACGGAGCTGTCTCCGCCGTCCTCACCAAGAAGGACGCGAACATCGACCAACTCCTGAAGGACGCCTCCGGAAAGATCGACGGCATCCTGGCCCGGGGCTGA
- a CDS encoding carbohydrate ABC transporter permease — translation MTTRTLLSPATLARPRGKAVYWTVFTGVVVLFALAFLFPVYWMVTGAMKSPDEIARTPPTVIPTHWHLSGYTDAWDLMQLPEHLWNTVVQAAGAWAFQLVLCTAAAYALSKLKPAFGKLILGGILATLMVPAQALVVPKYLTVADLPLIHTSLLNDPLGIWLPAVANAFNLYLLKRFFDQLPRDVLEAAEIDGAGKLRILWSIVLPMSRPVLGVVSIFALVAVWQDFLWPLMVFSDTDKQPISVALVQLSQNIQLTVLIAAMVIASIPMVAMFLVFQRHIIAGISAGSTKG, via the coding sequence GTGACCACCCGCACGCTGCTTTCCCCGGCGACCCTCGCCCGGCCGCGCGGGAAAGCCGTCTACTGGACGGTGTTCACCGGCGTCGTCGTGCTCTTCGCGCTCGCCTTCCTCTTCCCCGTCTACTGGATGGTCACCGGCGCCATGAAGTCGCCGGACGAGATCGCGCGGACCCCGCCGACGGTCATCCCCACGCACTGGCACCTCAGCGGCTACACCGACGCCTGGGACCTGATGCAGCTCCCGGAACACCTGTGGAACACGGTCGTCCAGGCCGCCGGCGCCTGGGCGTTCCAACTGGTCCTGTGCACGGCCGCCGCCTACGCCCTGTCCAAACTCAAGCCCGCCTTCGGCAAGTTGATCCTCGGCGGCATCCTGGCGACGCTGATGGTCCCCGCGCAGGCCCTGGTCGTACCGAAGTACCTGACCGTCGCCGACCTCCCGCTGATCCACACCAGCCTGCTCAACGACCCCCTCGGCATCTGGCTGCCGGCCGTCGCCAACGCCTTCAACCTGTATCTCCTCAAGCGGTTCTTCGACCAACTCCCGCGCGACGTCCTGGAAGCCGCCGAGATCGACGGCGCCGGAAAACTCCGCATCCTGTGGTCCATCGTGCTGCCCATGTCCCGCCCGGTCCTCGGCGTCGTCTCGATCTTCGCGCTCGTCGCCGTCTGGCAGGACTTCTTGTGGCCGCTGATGGTCTTCTCCGACACCGACAAACAGCCGATCAGCGTGGCACTCGTCCAACTGTCCCAGAACATCCAACTGACCGTGCTCATCGCCGCGATGGTGATCGCGAGCATCCCCATGGTCGCGATGTTCCTGGTCTTCCAGCGGCACATCATCGCCGGGATCAGCGCGGGCAGCACGAAGGGCTGA
- a CDS encoding carbohydrate ABC transporter permease has translation MTRTATRSPVEPTAVRQVEAPPPAGGRRRRRLLDQARAYAFLIGGLICFALFSWYPAIRAVVIAFQKYTPGSSPEWVGTANFTRVWHDPEFTAAWRNTLVFTLLALLVGFAIPFVLALVLNELRHWKAFFRIVVYLPVMIPPVVTALLWKWFYDPGAGLANETLRFLHLPTSNWSNGTDTALISLVIVATWANMGGTVLIYLAALQSIPGDLYEAAELDGASLLQRVRYVTIPQTRFVILMLMLLQIIATMQVFTEPFVITGGGPENATVTVLYLIYKYAFLYNDFGGACALSVMLLVLLGVFSAAYLRLTRSGEDDL, from the coding sequence ATGACCCGGACGGCCACCCGGAGTCCCGTCGAGCCGACGGCAGTTCGTCAGGTCGAGGCGCCGCCCCCGGCAGGGGGCCGGAGGCGGCGCCGTCTCCTGGACCAGGCCCGCGCCTACGCGTTCCTCATCGGCGGGCTCATCTGCTTCGCCCTGTTCTCCTGGTACCCGGCGATCCGCGCGGTCGTGATCGCCTTCCAGAAGTACACGCCCGGCTCCTCGCCCGAGTGGGTCGGCACCGCCAACTTCACCCGCGTCTGGCACGACCCCGAGTTCACCGCCGCCTGGCGCAACACCCTCGTCTTCACCCTGCTGGCCCTCCTCGTCGGCTTCGCGATCCCGTTCGTACTCGCCCTGGTCCTCAACGAGTTGAGGCACTGGAAAGCCTTCTTCAGGATCGTCGTCTACCTCCCCGTGATGATCCCGCCGGTGGTCACCGCCCTGCTGTGGAAATGGTTCTACGACCCGGGAGCGGGGCTTGCCAACGAAACGCTCCGCTTCCTGCACCTGCCCACCTCGAACTGGTCCAACGGCACCGACACCGCCCTCATCTCCCTGGTGATCGTGGCCACTTGGGCCAATATGGGCGGCACCGTCCTGATCTACCTGGCCGCGCTCCAGTCCATCCCCGGCGACCTGTACGAGGCCGCCGAACTCGACGGCGCGAGCCTCCTCCAGCGCGTCCGGTATGTGACGATCCCTCAGACTCGCTTCGTGATCCTCATGCTGATGCTCCTTCAGATCATCGCCACGATGCAGGTCTTCACCGAACCGTTCGTCATCACCGGCGGCGGCCCGGAGAACGCCACCGTCACCGTGCTCTACCTGATCTACAAATACGCCTTCCTCTACAACGACTTCGGCGGCGCCTGCGCGCTCAGCGTGATGCTCCTCGTGCTGCTCGGTGTCTTCTCCGCCGCCTATCTGCGGCTGACCCGCTCCGGAGAGGACGACCTGTGA
- a CDS encoding ABC transporter ATP-binding protein, whose protein sequence is MLDVRGLNKVYEGSGRRVEAVRDLTFTVDAGELVCLVGPSGCGKTTLLKCMGGLLTPTAGEVLLSGRKVDGPPPGMAFVFQEYGRSLFPWMRVGENVELPLKQKDLSKARRRELVADALESVGLTEAAGAYPWQLSGGMQQRVAIARALAYEPEVLLMDEPFAAVDAQTRADLEDLVRGLWRERGITILFVTHDIDEAVYLGERVVVLSASPTVVQEQLKVDLPLERDQLHTRVAPRFAELRTHVYEQIQAAKRGTLPVQDRLMKSDTPPLR, encoded by the coding sequence ATGCTCGACGTACGCGGCCTGAACAAGGTCTACGAGGGTTCCGGCCGCCGGGTGGAGGCGGTACGGGACCTCACCTTCACCGTCGACGCGGGTGAACTCGTCTGTCTCGTCGGCCCGTCGGGCTGCGGCAAGACCACCCTGCTGAAGTGCATGGGCGGCCTGCTCACCCCGACCGCGGGCGAAGTCCTCCTGAGCGGACGGAAGGTGGACGGTCCGCCGCCCGGGATGGCGTTCGTGTTCCAGGAGTACGGGCGCAGCCTCTTCCCCTGGATGCGGGTCGGCGAGAACGTCGAACTGCCCTTGAAACAGAAGGACTTGAGCAAGGCGCGCAGGCGTGAACTGGTCGCGGACGCGCTGGAGTCGGTGGGGCTGACGGAGGCCGCGGGGGCGTATCCGTGGCAGTTGTCCGGCGGTATGCAGCAGCGGGTCGCGATCGCGCGAGCGCTGGCGTACGAGCCCGAGGTCCTGCTGATGGACGAGCCGTTCGCGGCGGTCGACGCCCAGACCCGGGCCGATCTGGAGGACCTGGTACGGGGGTTGTGGCGGGAGCGCGGCATCACGATCCTGTTCGTGACCCACGACATCGACGAGGCCGTGTACCTGGGCGAGCGCGTGGTCGTGCTGTCCGCGTCCCCGACCGTCGTGCAGGAGCAGTTGAAGGTCGATCTGCCCCTGGAGCGCGACCAGTTGCACACCCGGGTCGCCCCGCGCTTCGCCGAACTGCGGACCCATGTGTACGAGCAGATCCAGGCGGCGAAGCGCGGGACTCTCCCGGTTCAGGACCGACTCATGAAGTCGGATACGCCTCCACTTCGCTGA
- a CDS encoding LacI family DNA-binding transcriptional regulator yields MTRRLAEVAKKVGVSEATVSRVLNGKPGVSEPTRQAVLSALDVLGYERPTQLRGERARLVGLVLPELQNPIFPAFAEVIGGALAQLGLTPVLCTQTKGGVSEADYVTLLLEQQVSGVVFAGGLYAQADAPHDHYRLLAERNIPVVLVNAAIDHLGFPAVSCDDAVAVEQAWRHLASLGHERIGLVLGPADHMPSARKLAAARALSGDLPDEFVARAIFSIEGGHAAASRLIDRGVTGIICASDPLALGAIRAARRKGLGVPSQISVVGYDDSAFMNCTEPPLTTVRQPIEAMGRAAVELLNSQVGGTAVPPEELLFEPELVVRGSTAQAPRD; encoded by the coding sequence ATGACGCGACGACTTGCTGAGGTGGCGAAGAAGGTCGGGGTCAGCGAGGCCACGGTCAGCCGGGTGCTCAACGGCAAACCCGGAGTCTCCGAGCCCACCCGACAGGCGGTGCTCTCGGCCCTGGACGTCCTCGGCTACGAGCGGCCCACCCAACTGCGCGGCGAACGCGCACGACTCGTGGGCCTGGTCCTGCCCGAGCTGCAGAACCCCATCTTCCCCGCCTTCGCGGAGGTGATCGGCGGCGCGCTCGCCCAGCTCGGCCTCACCCCGGTGCTGTGCACCCAGACCAAGGGCGGGGTCTCCGAGGCCGACTATGTGACGCTGCTGCTGGAACAGCAGGTCTCCGGCGTCGTGTTCGCGGGTGGGCTCTACGCGCAGGCCGACGCGCCGCACGACCACTACCGGCTGCTCGCCGAGCGCAACATCCCGGTCGTCCTGGTCAACGCGGCCATCGACCACCTCGGCTTCCCCGCCGTCTCCTGCGACGACGCGGTCGCCGTCGAGCAGGCCTGGCGGCACCTCGCCTCCCTCGGGCACGAGCGCATCGGACTCGTCCTCGGGCCGGCCGACCACATGCCCTCCGCGCGGAAGTTGGCCGCCGCCCGGGCCCTGTCCGGGGATCTGCCCGACGAGTTCGTCGCCCGGGCCATCTTCTCCATCGAGGGCGGTCACGCCGCGGCCTCCCGGCTGATCGACCGGGGCGTCACCGGCATCATCTGCGCCAGCGACCCCCTCGCTCTCGGTGCGATAAGGGCCGCCCGCCGCAAGGGGCTTGGCGTCCCGTCACAAATTTCTGTCGTCGGTTACGACGACTCCGCCTTCATGAACTGCACCGAGCCCCCGCTGACCACCGTCCGCCAGCCCATCGAGGCCATGGGCCGAGCGGCCGTGGAGCTCCTGAACTCACAGGTCGGCGGTACCGCCGTACCGCCCGAAGAACTGCTCTTCGAACCGGAATTGGTAGTGCGCGGTTCCACCGCGCAAGCCCCGCGCGACTGA
- a CDS encoding glycoside hydrolase family 13 protein yields the protein MGQPTPAQSQDDWWRSAVIYQVYVRSFADGDGDGTGDLAGVRSRLPYLAELGVDALWFTPWYLSPMKDGGYDVADYRAIDPAFGSLAEAEKLISEARELGIRTIVDIVPNHVSDQHPWFRAALAGGPERELFHFRPGRGTHGELPPNDWPSQFAASTEPVWTRLPDGDWYLHLFTPEQPDLNWAHPAVRQEHEDILRFWFERGVEGVRIDSAALLAKDPALPDFVEGRDPNPFVDRDELHDVYRSWRAVADEYGAVFVGEVWLPDTERFARYLRPDELHTAFNFAFLSCPWDPERLRTSIDETLAEHAPIGAPATWVLCNHDVTRTVTRYGRADTGFDFATKAFGTPTDLALGTRRARAAALLSLALPGVVYLYQGEELGLPEVELPVDRIQDPMYSRSGGTDPGRDGCRVPLPWVEEAPYAGFGSRGEPWLPQPAGWTSYAVDRQQRTVDSMLNLYREAIRLRPVFGDGPLTWLPAPEGVLSFARAEGVICVVNVADTPVDLPAHARLLLASGPLDDQGRLPRDTAVWLHTA from the coding sequence GTGGGACAGCCCACCCCTGCCCAGAGCCAGGACGACTGGTGGCGCTCCGCCGTCATCTACCAGGTGTACGTGCGCAGCTTCGCGGACGGCGACGGCGACGGCACCGGCGACCTCGCGGGAGTCCGCTCCCGACTGCCGTATCTCGCCGAACTCGGCGTGGACGCCCTGTGGTTCACCCCCTGGTACCTGTCGCCGATGAAGGACGGCGGCTACGACGTCGCCGACTACCGCGCCATCGACCCGGCCTTCGGCTCGCTCGCCGAGGCCGAGAAACTCATCAGCGAGGCCCGGGAGCTGGGCATCCGCACGATCGTCGACATCGTGCCGAACCATGTCTCCGACCAGCACCCGTGGTTCCGTGCCGCCCTCGCCGGCGGCCCCGAACGCGAGCTGTTCCACTTCCGTCCCGGACGCGGCACACACGGTGAACTCCCGCCCAACGACTGGCCGTCCCAGTTCGCCGCCTCCACCGAACCCGTGTGGACCCGCCTCCCCGACGGAGACTGGTACCTCCACCTGTTCACCCCCGAACAGCCCGACCTCAACTGGGCCCACCCGGCGGTGCGCCAGGAGCACGAGGACATCCTGCGCTTCTGGTTCGAGCGCGGTGTCGAAGGCGTCCGCATCGACTCGGCGGCGCTGCTCGCCAAGGACCCCGCCCTGCCCGACTTCGTCGAGGGCCGCGACCCGAACCCCTTCGTCGACCGCGACGAACTCCACGACGTCTACCGCTCCTGGCGGGCCGTCGCCGACGAGTACGGCGCCGTCTTCGTCGGCGAGGTCTGGCTCCCCGACACCGAACGCTTCGCCCGCTACCTGCGCCCCGACGAACTGCACACCGCCTTCAACTTCGCCTTCCTGTCCTGCCCCTGGGACCCGGAGCGACTGCGTACCTCGATCGACGAGACCCTCGCCGAGCACGCCCCGATCGGCGCGCCCGCCACCTGGGTCCTGTGCAACCACGACGTGACCCGCACGGTCACCCGCTACGGCCGCGCCGACACCGGCTTCGACTTCGCCACCAAGGCCTTCGGCACCCCGACCGACCTCGCTCTCGGCACCCGGCGCGCCAGGGCGGCGGCGCTGCTGTCGCTGGCCCTGCCCGGAGTGGTCTACCTCTACCAGGGGGAGGAGCTGGGACTGCCCGAGGTCGAGCTGCCGGTCGACCGCATACAGGATCCGATGTACTCCCGCTCCGGCGGCACCGACCCCGGCCGTGACGGCTGCCGGGTGCCGCTGCCCTGGGTCGAAGAGGCGCCGTACGCGGGCTTCGGCTCGCGCGGTGAGCCGTGGCTGCCGCAGCCGGCCGGCTGGACATCGTATGCGGTCGACCGTCAGCAGCGGACCGTCGACTCCATGCTCAACCTCTACCGCGAGGCGATCCGCCTGCGGCCGGTGTTCGGTGACGGCCCCCTCACCTGGCTGCCCGCCCCCGAAGGCGTTCTCTCCTTCGCCCGAGCGGAGGGTGTGATCTGCGTGGTCAACGTCGCCGACACGCCCGTCGACCTGCCCGCGCACGCCCGGCTCCTGCTGGCCAGCGGCCCGTTGGACGACCAGGGCCGCCTTCCGCGGGACACGGCGGTCTGGTTGCACACCGCGTAG
- a CDS encoding GntR family transcriptional regulator: MAVQRASAPPTPAPDLPTLGGRKSSYRERVVDALRAAMIAGELRPGEVYSAPTLAARFGVSATPVREAMLDLAKEGLVDTVPNKGFRVTAVSEKQLDEYTHIRALIEIPTVVGLAESADPVSLEALRPAAREIVGAAVAGDLIAYVEADTRFHLGLLALAGNAHLVEVVGDLRGRSRLYGLTALVEAGRLLASAQEHLELLDALLDRDKRAVREIMTRHLGHVRGLWAAHD; this comes from the coding sequence ATGGCCGTCCAGCGAGCCAGCGCCCCGCCCACCCCCGCTCCGGATCTGCCCACGCTGGGCGGCAGGAAGAGCAGCTATCGCGAGCGGGTCGTCGATGCCCTGCGGGCCGCGATGATCGCGGGGGAGCTGCGGCCGGGCGAGGTGTACTCCGCGCCGACCCTGGCCGCCCGCTTCGGTGTCTCGGCGACGCCGGTGCGCGAGGCCATGCTGGACCTGGCCAAGGAGGGGCTGGTCGACACCGTTCCCAACAAGGGGTTCCGGGTGACCGCAGTCTCCGAGAAGCAGCTCGACGAGTACACGCACATCCGCGCGCTGATCGAGATCCCCACGGTGGTGGGGCTGGCCGAGAGCGCCGACCCGGTCTCGCTGGAGGCGCTGCGGCCCGCCGCCCGGGAGATCGTCGGCGCGGCCGTGGCCGGTGACCTCATCGCGTACGTCGAGGCCGACACCCGCTTCCACCTCGGACTGCTCGCCCTGGCCGGCAACGCCCACCTCGTCGAGGTCGTCGGTGATCTGCGCGGGCGCTCGCGGCTCTACGGGCTGACCGCGCTGGTCGAGGCCGGACGCCTACTGGCCTCCGCCCAGGAGCACTTGGAGCTTCTCGACGCGCTGTTGGACCGCGACAAACGGGCCGTGCGTGAGATCATGACCCGGCACCTGGGGCATGTCCGCGGTTTGTGGGCCGCCCACGACTGA
- a CDS encoding discoidin domain-containing protein, giving the protein MHSTTSLPVRHMPIMAAAVALAAGMLVALAPAAAHAAPGASLPLASVEAESATTTGTRIGPDHTQGTLASEASGRQAVRLASGQRVEFTVPRAANAVNVSYSVPDGQSGSLDVYVNGVKIGRTLAVTSKYSYIDTGWIAGAKTHHFFDNSRLLLGQNVQQGDKVAFVSTGTQVTVDVADFEQVAGAATQPAGSVSVVSRGADPSGAGDSTQAFRDAISAAQGGVVWIPPGDYRLTSSLSGVQNVTLQGAGQWYSVVHTSRFIDQSGSSGGVHIKDFAVIGEVTERVDSNPDNFVNGTLGPGSSVSGMWIQHLKCGFWLMGNNDNLVVENNRILDTTADGLNLNGSAHGVIVRNNFLRDQGDDSLAMWSLNSPDTNSSFENNTISQPNLANGIAIYGGTNITVRDNLVSDTNALGSGIAISNQKFLDPFSPLGGTITVDGNTLVRTGAINPNWGHPMGALRVDSYDSAVGATVNITNTTITNSPYSAFEFVSGGGHGYSTGNVTVSGASVQNTGTVVVQAEAQGAARFSNVQATGVGAAGVYNCPYPSGSGTFNLTDGGGNSGWSSTWSDCSTWPQPGQGNPPPDQNTNLAKGRPATATGSQDVYTPGKAVDGDATTYWESANNAFPQAWTVDLGSNQAVRRLVLKLPPSSAWGARTQTLSVLGGTDGSAYSTVVGSTGYRFDPATGNTVTVALPSGTSLRYLRLNVTANSGWPAAQFSEVEAYPTS; this is encoded by the coding sequence ATGCACAGCACCACGTCCCTGCCTGTCAGGCACATGCCAATCATGGCCGCGGCTGTCGCGCTCGCCGCCGGCATGCTCGTCGCCCTGGCCCCGGCCGCCGCCCACGCGGCCCCGGGTGCCTCCCTCCCCTTGGCCTCCGTCGAGGCCGAGTCGGCCACCACGACCGGCACCAGGATCGGCCCCGACCACACCCAGGGGACCCTCGCCTCCGAGGCCTCCGGGCGCCAGGCCGTACGGCTCGCCTCCGGGCAGCGTGTCGAGTTCACCGTGCCGCGCGCGGCCAACGCCGTGAACGTGTCGTACAGCGTCCCGGACGGTCAGAGCGGCAGCCTCGACGTGTATGTCAACGGGGTCAAGATCGGCAGGACGCTCGCCGTGACGTCCAAGTACTCGTACATCGACACCGGTTGGATCGCGGGCGCCAAGACCCATCACTTCTTCGACAACTCCCGGCTCCTGCTGGGTCAGAACGTGCAGCAGGGCGACAAGGTCGCGTTCGTGTCGACCGGTACCCAGGTCACCGTCGACGTGGCCGACTTCGAGCAGGTCGCCGGGGCCGCCACACAACCCGCCGGGTCGGTGTCCGTGGTCTCCCGGGGTGCCGACCCCAGCGGCGCGGGCGACTCCACCCAGGCCTTCCGTGACGCCATCTCCGCCGCCCAGGGGGGAGTGGTCTGGATCCCGCCGGGCGACTACCGCCTCACCTCCTCCCTCAGCGGCGTACAGAATGTGACATTGCAGGGCGCCGGGCAGTGGTACTCGGTCGTGCACACCTCGCGCTTCATCGACCAGTCCGGCTCCTCCGGCGGCGTCCACATCAAGGACTTCGCGGTCATCGGCGAGGTGACCGAACGCGTCGACTCCAACCCGGACAACTTCGTCAACGGGACGCTCGGGCCCGGGAGTTCGGTCTCCGGGATGTGGATCCAGCACCTCAAGTGCGGCTTCTGGCTGATGGGCAACAACGACAACCTCGTCGTCGAGAACAACCGGATCCTCGACACCACCGCCGACGGCCTCAACCTCAACGGCAGCGCCCACGGCGTGATCGTCCGCAACAACTTCCTGCGCGACCAGGGCGACGACTCCCTCGCCATGTGGTCGCTCAACTCCCCGGACACCAACAGCAGTTTCGAGAACAACACCATCTCGCAGCCGAACCTCGCCAACGGCATCGCGATCTACGGCGGCACGAACATCACGGTCCGCGACAACCTGGTCTCCGACACCAACGCCCTCGGCAGCGGCATCGCGATCTCCAACCAGAAGTTCCTCGACCCCTTCTCCCCGCTGGGCGGCACCATCACGGTCGACGGCAACACCCTCGTCCGCACCGGCGCGATCAACCCCAATTGGGGCCATCCCATGGGCGCGTTGCGCGTCGACTCCTACGACAGCGCGGTCGGCGCCACCGTCAACATCACCAACACGACGATCACCAACAGCCCGTACAGCGCCTTCGAGTTCGTGTCCGGCGGCGGGCACGGCTACTCGACCGGCAATGTCACCGTCAGCGGTGCGAGCGTGCAGAACACCGGGACGGTCGTCGTCCAGGCGGAGGCGCAGGGCGCGGCGAGGTTCAGCAACGTACAGGCCACCGGCGTCGGCGCGGCCGGCGTCTACAACTGCCCCTACCCGTCGGGTTCCGGCACCTTCAACCTCACCGACGGCGGCGGCAACTCCGGCTGGAGCAGCACCTGGTCGGACTGCTCGACCTGGCCGCAGCCCGGGCAGGGCAACCCGCCCCCGGACCAGAACACCAACCTCGCCAAGGGCCGCCCGGCCACCGCGACCGGCTCGCAGGACGTCTACACGCCGGGCAAGGCGGTCGACGGCGACGCCACCACCTACTGGGAGTCCGCCAACAACGCCTTCCCGCAGGCCTGGACGGTCGACCTCGGCTCCAACCAGGCCGTACGCAGGCTGGTGTTGAAGCTGCCGCCGTCCTCCGCGTGGGGCGCCCGCACGCAGACGCTGTCCGTGCTGGGCGGCACCGACGGCTCGGCCTACTCGACCGTCGTCGGCTCCACCGGCTACCGCTTCGACCCCGCGACCGGGAACACGGTCACCGTGGCCCTGCCCAGCGGCACCAGCCTGCGCTATCTGCGGCTCAACGTCACCGCCAACTCGGGGTGGCCGGCGGCACAGTTCAGCGAAGTGGAGGCGTATCCGACTTCATGA
- a CDS encoding ABC transporter permease, whose product MRRMTIRLLFALALPAVLVAVWWLASDGSTNVYWPPLRTILKTFPDVWTGDRLKTDVLPSILRLTAGYATAAVAGVALGTVIGSYRRMRAVCEPVLEFLRAVPPPVLVPVIMLFAGIGDTMKIVVIASGCVWPVLLNTVEGVRAVDPVMKETALSYGVTGAARLRTLVLPAASPQIFTGLRQALSIGIILMVISEMFAATDGLGYTVVQFQRSFAIPDMWTGILVLGMLGYLLSVVFQMVERRVLGWYHGLRAAARRSS is encoded by the coding sequence ATGAGGCGGATGACGATCCGGCTGCTGTTCGCCCTCGCGCTGCCGGCGGTACTGGTCGCCGTGTGGTGGCTGGCGTCGGACGGCAGCACCAACGTGTACTGGCCACCCCTGCGGACGATTCTGAAGACCTTCCCGGACGTATGGACGGGCGATCGCCTCAAGACGGACGTCCTGCCCAGCATCCTGCGGCTCACGGCCGGTTACGCCACCGCGGCCGTCGCCGGGGTCGCGCTCGGCACGGTGATCGGCTCGTACCGGCGGATGCGCGCGGTGTGCGAACCGGTCCTGGAGTTCCTGCGCGCGGTGCCGCCGCCGGTCCTCGTCCCGGTCATCATGCTGTTCGCGGGCATCGGCGACACGATGAAGATCGTGGTCATCGCGAGCGGCTGCGTCTGGCCCGTCCTCCTCAACACCGTCGAGGGCGTCCGCGCGGTCGACCCGGTCATGAAGGAGACGGCCCTCTCCTACGGCGTCACGGGCGCCGCTCGGCTGCGCACGCTGGTGCTGCCGGCGGCGAGCCCGCAGATCTTCACGGGGCTGCGGCAGGCGCTGTCCATCGGGATCATCCTCATGGTGATCAGCGAGATGTTCGCGGCCACCGACGGACTGGGCTACACCGTCGTCCAGTTCCAACGCAGCTTCGCCATCCCCGACATGTGGACCGGCATCCTCGTCCTCGGCATGCTGGGTTACCTGCTCTCCGTCGTCTTCCAGATGGTCGAGCGGCGGGTGCTCGGCTGGTACCACGGCCTGCGCGCGGCCGCCCGCCGGTCCTCCTGA